The Chelonoidis abingdonii isolate Lonesome George chromosome 11, CheloAbing_2.0, whole genome shotgun sequence genomic interval TTCCACTGTGCACCTAGAGTTTGGGGACAGGGCCAGATAGTCTCGGAGAAGGAAATCCTCGCGTCCCAGTTTGGTTTTAAGGCAGCTGGGTGAGGATACAGAGAGACAGGACACTGCTGTATGGCGGTGGCATGAGGTGctaccacccctcccccccacaaagtTGGCACATTTCCATCTGCAGCATAGGAAAGAAAATTGACCTCAAATGATGTATTCTAAGCACACGTGTAGGGTTGGTGCTGGCACTCCAGGGTCCATTCCTTTAGCCTCCCCACAGCTGGGTCAGCTATTTCCACTAGATCAGCTttgaggagaagagggagagtAACTATTTATAGgggacaggagagagaccctggcACTACAGTTGGTGACAGGGTGGAAGCTGAAGTTCTCTTGACGTTTTGGCCTTCTCAGCTGATGCCCGTGGTGGTGGAGCCGGGCGGTGAGCTGACGACACCTCCACGTGTGCCTAAAATCAATCGGTTTTCCGGTGGTTGTTGTTCAGGACAGGGTGCCCGTTGGAAAGGGGCCCGTTCTTcgtcacttcctcctcctccgtgTTGTCGGTCTCCTCGCGATCACTCCTTTCGTCTTCCACCACCTGGAGGGGTTGAAAAGAAAGGGGCTTCACGAATCAAAGTGAAACGGGGCAAGCAGGCTAGAGCAGAGTGggactgggtgtcaggactcctggggtctgttcctagcactgccacCGCCTTGCTGCGTGACCCGTTTTgcttctgtgccttagtttccctgtgTAACACCATGAGCAGGGCTTAGTGTCTGAGGCCCATTccgtccccagccctgcccctcctccactagTGCCATCTGCACAGGTGGCTTTGTGAACCAGGCATTTGACTGGGAATTGTGTGAAATCCTCCCACACCTCTCACATGGGGGCCACGCACGCGCTTTAGATGGTAAAagcctcctccccctttacccCTGCGTCACGCAGGTCCCACTGATCCCCTACTGCCTTGCCTTCCCCAGAGATGCTCCAGGACCTCACTACTGAGCTCTAGCTTCTCCCTGCCCGACCCCGCTTCATGCTGTTGCCCTAGCAAACTTCTCCTGTTCCTAGAGCACCACCCAGCACATGGCCCTACCCGCCCCGGACGCCCTGGGACGTGCCACTGGAGCCTCAAATCGTGGTGCTGCTTAGAGccccaaggcccagatcctcatagGGATTTAGTTGCCTAATTCCCATAGGAATCAGTGGGAGATAGGCGCCAGAATTACTGAAGAACTGGACCAAAGGCTTTTCTCTATCCTCAAAAAGGCAATAGAGCCCCCAGTGCTCACCCCGCCAGCCCCCTCCGCTCCTCTGACGGGAATCTCTGCACTGTTGCACCACAAACAAATGAGCAATCCTACAATAAACACCCGTTATTTGTCCCCATTAATCAGGACGAGAAAATGCCCCCTGACCGGTCTTAAAAATTGCTGATCTCTTCCACTTCCCCATCCTCCCTGGAGGGGTGGCTTCACTTTGGAACCCAGGGGCCAGGAGGGAAGCAATGTAAGCGAAGGGTgacctggaaaaaacaaaaaacacccccttCACCCCCCGCCAGAGAAAGTGAACCTGCCTTTCCAGTTATGAACTTGTGGGCCATGCGGATGATGAGATACGCCCAGAAGATATGCAGCGACTGCAGCACCACCATCATGAAGTTGAAGAAGTAATAGCCGAAGAAGGGCGGGTACAGGTCCAGAGGATAGACCACGGTGCAGTGCATGATCCTACAGGAGAGCACAGGAGACCTCAGACATGTTCACTGTACGGAGAGTGAGGCGGCTACGCAACCCTCCTGGCTCACACTGCTCACAAGCAAAACTGGCAAAGTGGCCAGAGGACCAGACTGGTACTCAGGAGCTCTGGGTCCTATTCCCGGCTCTGCCACGTGCATGCAACTCCTGGATCGCCCTCCGACAGCCAGCTTTTCCTGCCCCGCCACCCGCAATGGTGTCCCAGgcccaagagcagcagcaggccaTGGTCAGAGGCTGGGGCGCTTGCTCACCAGAAGGGCAGGATGATGAGGCGCGTGACGATGAAGATGGCGGCGAAGACGATGAAGATGTTGTTGCAGGTGTTCTTCCAGCCAGCGTAGTTAAACATCTTGGCAGACTGGGGGCAAGAGGCCAAAGCCACAGTAAGCAGCAATGCCTTTGAGGCGTGGGAGACATGAGCTGGGGGGGAGAGTGTGGGCCTAGGGAGACTCAGAGGAGTCACTGCATCTCTCAGGGGCTCTCCCGCTTGTCaaatcctgcccctctcccaccctggtCAGTCTCGGCTGGGAGCTCCTGGGGGGAAGGGGCCGGGTCTTGTTCTGTACCTACAGCTCCTCACACAACAGGGCCCTACCCTTAGCTGGAACCTCTAAGCACTAAAGTAGAGCAGCCATGCTAAGAACAGCTGCCTGGTTTGGTTTTCAGGTAGGGCTTGCGTCTGAGAGTGCCCCCAGCTCCCGATGACGGACCTCTCAACGAAATGCCCAGTCATCCATTTCACATTGGGTGTATTGCTGCAGCACCCAAAGGTCCcagtgtgccaggtgctgcccagacacacagcgagacactgtcccctgccccaaggagcttagaGTCCAAATAGACCAGGGATGAGtctctggactcctgggttctgtgctggGCTCGGTGgggcagcccccccgccccatgggaGTGAGTCCCACTGGCTTCACGGGGGCGCCAGGGGTTCTGCTGTCATTGGCATCATGGTCGTGTGGTGCATCAGCCCTGGGGAACAGCCGCAGGGACCGGGTGGGGGGTTGCATGCTGCTCTCCCACCTGGCTCACCTCCAGCAGGTAGTCGGCAGAGTCATGCAGGGCCATGATCAGCGTCCCCGCCCGGATGTAGTTGGCAAACCAGGAAAAGCTGATCAGGATGATGGTGGCCACGTGGTGGATGATCTGCTCTTTGAAGTCCTGccgggaagaggaggaaggggaaaggaaggggttaACCCCCCCAACAAACAAGAAGAGGGGTcagaccccagcccagcccagcccctcctgccccacataCACGAGGCCTGCCCTGCCAAACTTCCtacccctctcccatccccaaacaCACCAGCCCCTCCTTGTCCAGCACTGCCAAGCTGctcactcccccagccctggacagAGAATCCTCCTCTTGGAGGGAGGCAGATGTGCCCCCCTGCGATATCCCAATGGGGGCTGAGAGGGGCTGCCTGGGGATCACCAAGCAACTACACccatggagtggggggagggccaCATTCCTAGTACCAGGGCTGGTTTGGGGCCACTGCTCGCCCTATGGAGCTAATGGAGGCAGCCGCAAGCAGAAGCCCTCTGACCCCAGCAGACTCTCCCCTCCCAAGTCCGGGATGCCTAGGACTGATCTGGTGGCACTGGGCTGGCCCTGCCGCCCCTGCAGGGGTCTGGAGAGAATCCCCTTGTGCCCTGATCTCTTCCCCATTCAGCCCAGGACTGGGGACGCACATGGatctccatccatcccccctgcctcctgcacagccagGCATGCGGCAGATAGCCTACCTTGCGCTTCACGTCAGAGGCGATGCTGAAGAGCAGGGACCAGTAGAACGACAGCTCTATCATGTAGTACCAGTACTGCGACGGCAGCGTGGTCTGCAAGGCAAACGGGACCAGAGAGCTCATCGTAACAACGCTCTGCTGAAGCATGTGCGCACGCCCTCTGCTGGAGGGGATCAGAATGGCACTGCTGTGTGCCATAAGCCCAATGCTGCACAGAACTAATGGGGATTCTCCTGTAGCTTAAGCGGCAGGGACCTGAGCTTTGGAAGCAGGAGGATCTGAGCCTTGACATCACCCTGGATTTCCTAGGTGGCCACAGGCCACGTATTGCACTATCCCAGCAATTCCACAGAACTCCCTCCAAGGAGATGTTAACCACCGAGTAGTTGCCACGTAACCATCCTAACTTCAGAGCACGGGCACCAATGGACGCGTGTCCCAATGAAGCAGGATTTCATTGGCTGCCCAGGCTGCTATGGTGGAGGCTGGGCCAAACCAGAACTCTCTCCGCTCATGGAGCTGAAAGAGAGAAACAGCTGGCTCTGCCCACGGGCGCTAACCCGACAGCAGGCGTGTGCTGGACTCACCTGGATCGGGTACCCTTTCCACACCTCCTTCAAGTCGTAGAACCAGGGCTTCTGTGAGGAAAAGCGGGAGGGGGAAAACAGGGCAGGGGTTAGCAGGGCAGCTTGGCCAGGACGGAGTAAGAGACCGGAAGGGGTCAAAACGGCAGATCTTACTTACATCCACTATGACGGCCATGCCAGCAATGAAAGCAATAAGGTAAAAGGTGAATCGCCAACTGGAAAAAGGAAGCAGATGGTTCTCAACAGAGGAGCATGGGGCGGGGTGACAGGGAGAGAGAACACGTCATGGGAAGGGCAAGTAGGGAGCCCCGCATGCTGGGAGCTCCAGAGGGAGCCGGCCCAGGGGACACAAGGTTGAAGTGCCCATCTGGGTCACCGGGGACCCCTTCTGTGCCTATCTCGTGATCCAGCAGGGATGGAGCCTTGTCCTAAGCTGTGAGAAAGCAGGGGGGAAGCGAGCCTTGCAGCCGCTGGGCTTTAAGAGTCCCCTCAATTCTGTCACCCTCTTGCCTTTCACCTTGAAGCTGGAGCCGtactgggagcccagctgggctcaAGAGCAGCGTTCACAGCGGGCACgaacctgggctggggagggaacagGCTCCTCCATTCCCACCATCACCAAACCTGTCTGCTCAGCCCGGTCAGTTCTGATGCAGCACACAGAGGTGACAGGGCACTATGGGCTTCAGGGTATCACCCCAAATGGAATCCCGGGGCCCCCTCCGCCACCATTCCAGTGCTCACAGCCGTTCCCTTCCCACCACTGGAGAACCACCCCCCCGCCAGGTTGCGTTACAACGAGAGTCCCGGGTCCGCCCTATGGTGCCCAGCTCAGCACAGAGCACAAGGGGGTCCCGAGTTCAAAGGGATATATGCTGAAGGGGGTGCTGCAGACACCAGGGGGGCAACAGGGTCGCCGTTGCATGGCTGGGCGAGGGGCACCAGGCTCTTACCTGGCCTCCCGGAATTTTTTGAGCAAGCTGGGCCTGTCCTGGTTGCGCCTGCGTCGGAACCAGCGCTCCACCTGCCGGACCATGCAGCCACTCTTCTTGGAGAGCATCTCGATGTCACTCTGGGACGGGAGAGACCCGGGGGCGGTTACCAAGGCGAcccaggggctggctgggccccAGGACCAGACAGCAGGGTGATCAGTGGGAGGCAGAGGGTGTCTGCCTGGCAATCAGTGCTGTGCAATGGCAGCTCGCTTTGGTCTCACGAGCTCAGGTACTGGCCACAGTGAACACGCCAGGCGGGGGCACCTAACACTGTCCAGGGGCGCAGACAGGCCCTGAGccggtgctgctgcagcttcgcTGCTCCTGAGCTAGCTAGAGCAGGTCCGTCTACACCCGCTGCAGCCACAGGCTGCTTGTTACCACGTGGCCAGGCCCAAAGACAGGCGGGGAGCTGCAGGCCCTGGCAGCCACAAAGGGGTTTGTTTTGAGCCTTCAGAGCCAGTGACCAAGGGCTGCGGAGCGCCAGTGCCTGAGAGAGTGAGAAGCTGAAAGCACATGGGCTGAACTAGACAAGTGCAGGGTACCAGCCCCTTTGCAATCCTGACCTACAGTCTGTTATCCTCTGCCAGGGACCCTCAACCTCAGCCAGTACCACCCTGgctagcccagctctgggtctgccccacacagagctctgcctgggcccctcattcctgaccccCATCCCCCTGATATCCCAACTCCtcacactcccagctctgccggtgccccatACTCCCACCcggcagccccctgctatcccagccttaGGCTCCGCAATCCCAACCCGCATTCCCCCTGCTAATCCAGCTCAgcgctccccctccaccccagcagctatgccaatgcccctcaatcctaCCATGTACCTCCTCCCTGTTATGCCAGCTCCGGGAACCCCCCGGGCAGAGGCTGCCACTCTGGCCAGCGAGCGCCTGTAATGATCAGGAATGGACCCCCACCCCGCTGGGGGGCAAAGACCAGCGCTTTAGCCCTTGAATCACTAAAGCTGTATGCAAAAGCGCCCCCGAGCccaaaatgcagccacttggCTCCTCAACTCGCCTCCTGGTTTCTTCCAACACACAGAGCCAGATTCATTTCATACCCTCACATTAACGCCCCAGGTGCCCGGCTAGCCTAGTACAGATCAGCTCCCAGAGACTCCGGGTGGAAGAGGGCAGCCCAGGATGCCTCGCCTGCAGCACCCCGGCGCAATCCCAGCACCACGCCTGTCGCAGGCTGCAGGCAATacagccctcccccccgccggTGGCACACACTGTACCTGTTTGGGGTGTTTTGAGGATGAAGCGTAGAACTTTTCTAGCACGGGATTTGGGGTGGCTTTTAATCGGATCTTCTCCTTGACGTTCAAAAGCCCGGCTAGTGGGGTAGCCACATATCTGGGGATGGGGTGAAGGGTGGAAAGAGGAATGGGGAGCACAGGCAGAAGACACATGGTTAGAATAATGCTTTAGAACATGGAGGCCCTTCCCTTTGTGGCAATCCGGTTGTTATAACATGGGGCCACAGTCTGGAAAAGGGACAGCACTGCTGCGTTCCCCCATCTGTGCAAGGGCGAGGAGGACACCGCTCTTCAGAGTacagcgctttgagatctactgatgggaAGTGCCATGGAAGAGTTAGGAGAAGGAGTTAGTGTGTGCAGCACCTGGTACCATGGGGCTACCAGAATACGCCTAATTATTAGGttataaactcttcaaggcaggaacCGTGTCACCCTACATTTGTGCAGCTTCTGGCAAAGACACACCTATTACTGCTTGGCCTGTAGGCCCTACCATAACACAAATCCGTATGGACAATCAATTTCCTCCTGCAACCTGACAGCCCTCGGACCAGAACTCCAAAGCTGCCTGTAAAGTCACTGACAAGAATTCTGCTGGGCAGTGGCCATTAGGTGGCAGTCAAACCTACATGACAGAGCAAACGTACCTGGGCCAAAGGGGTACAGTTATGTGCCACAGATGGCCTGGGAGGAATCTTAATatccttcccattttacagatggagaagggACTGGACTCACTCCTCTAAGCCCACTTCTCTCCCAGACCAGGGgacagaaccctggagtcctgactcccagcagcTGGAGCAAAGAGTTAAAGTCACCGATGTGTGTGTTTTGATCAGAAGACCTGCCAGAATGGAGGTGACTGACAGGTGCAGGGGAAGTAAAGGATTAAAAATCAGAGTGGGGGATCTGAAATGATGgctggggagacagagtgagagacaaactgagggaagagaaggaaggctcagagagagagaagtgaatgATATGAAAGCAAAGAGACAGACAGCATGTCTTTAActgaggggagaggaaaaaagaaaatgggtGAGAAATGACCaagtaagaaagagaaaaagtcaAGGGCTGGGAAAGTGACTCTTCCCTTTGCTACATAGAAAAGAAACATCTTCAGCCCAAGGCCCCTGCTTTCACCCCACAGGGGCTGGGCAGCCAAAGTGGTTTGCTGACAACGTGGGGAGACATCCCCAAAAGAAACCCAGCCCCTTCTCCAGCTTCACACTGCTCGTCCCATCCAGCTGCAATCACAGCAAGATGCTCACAGGCATAGAGCATCCAGGGCACATGCACAACACGGGCAGACGGCTCCCAATGGAGCTCCGCCCACCCACCGTGCCTATGCTCGATCCTCCAACAAAGCCAGCTCTGTTCTCCCGTCTCCGTTTGTCACCACGACAGTGGTTTATACAACAAATTGCTCTTTAATGCCTCAGCCCCCAGCATTGCTGAGACACCCGGGATCGGGGGTTGGCGTGCACAATGCGAGCATTTGTGCCACGCTGCCTGGGCCGGGTGCATATAATTACATGCCACATGCTCTGTATTCCTAGAAGCTAAGAGGTTAGAGACCCTCTGCCAAGCTCTCTCTCATTCCCACAAAGGTCAGTGCAGGTTGCAGCCTGCAGTCCGTTGCCTGCTGCTTTATGAGGTCTGGGTTTATGACTTTTTAGTATTTGGAGGGAAGGAAGCATGTGTAATACGATGTCTATGCTGCGTACCTTAGCTGTGCCGCTACAGCCATACCCTTGCAAGGTATGCAgtgcaaaataaaaccacctccaatgaagggcagtagctttgttggcaggagagcatctcccaccgacaAAGCACTAAccacaccagcacttttcatCGCTataacttttgtcagtcagggagTTTTTTCACACgcctgaccgacaaaagttttgccgacagatgtacagtgtagacacagcccaaGTGAAATAAGGAGGAGATTCTCCTCCATTTAAGGCACCCCTGGCCCACACACTGGACTGggggattcaggactcctgggttctgttcacagCTCTGAATgagaagtggggtctagtgggttagggcagggggctggaagtcaggattcctgggttttaCCGCCAGCTCTGAGAGgtgagtggggtctagtggttagggcagggggcaaggagtcaggattcctggctctgggaagggagtgggatgtGAGGATTTGAACTGAGGCCAGATTTTCTAGACTGCTCAGGCACCTTAACAAGATCTGGGTTTGCAGAAGCGCCTAGCACCTAATGTGCACCAGTGTTATGAAAACCTGCCCTCAATGGCTTCCTCTAGGGGCTGGATATTTCCTCACTATCCACCAGGGGGAGCGCCTtcagctggctccagccaggctgcaggaaTGAATGCTGACCTGGCCTCCCCTAGGTACTCACATTTCGAAGAGGTGCCTGACAACGAGGAAGAGGAAGGCTAAGGGGATGGTGATGTAGAGGTCCGAAGCCTTGGCATAGACCCGCCCATCCTGGTCTTCCAGGTCCGACCACGTCAGGTTCACCGGCAACCAGAGCCGGTCCCACCAAAAGTAATTGTATAATGTCTGGAACATCCTGCAGGGGGAGAGACAAATGGAGTGATTCATTCATGCTCCAGGGTTCCCTATGCCTCCTATCCATGCCCCTGGGCAACAGTGGCCAAGGCCCCCGCCTCCACCCTCGGATTCCCAGCACTCAAGCTACAAGGAAGCACAAGGACACACATGACTTATCACGGCTGCTCCAACCCTCGCAGCCCCAGGATCCCACGGCTCATCACTGCACAGGCCCCCTcctgtcccagagcagaaggagaaTCACTGTAAGCCCTACAGTGTTAAGGACACACAGGGAAGTGGTGAGAACGCAGTTGGCACAGGGGGCGgaatgctgcagctgtttaaacaccACACGGCAGTTTAGAAAGGACAGAACCTTGTATGAGACTGAAATCGCAGGGGAAATCCAGGGAAGCCAAACGTGGAGGCTCTAGGTTTGAAAAGCACCATGGGGTCTCTATAGTGGCTGCAAAGGGTCTGGGTTGGGACAGATGTACAGCAGATCACATGCCACATTCAAGACAAGATGCTCTACGTATAGATGTGTACATCCTTCAGGGCCAGgactggctttttgttctgtgtgtacaGCACCGAGCGCCAGGTGGTCCTGAATGGCGaccctaggtgctaccacagtacaaataaacaGCATCAGTAGAAGATGCCAGCAGCACAAATGCACCCAGCTCTGCATCTAGCTTTCGCTCACCTCCATGCAGAGTTCCAGCTACTAGTCCCCCCGGGCCCATCCTGGCCACGCGTAGGAGATCCCGTTACATTCTGCCTGGGGCTCAGAATAGGGGAGGCTGAGTAGGTGACAGTGGATTTCCCAGGATGACTGCAGCACCCAGCTGTAACATACACGCTCCTTGACAAAGGGTCCCTGGTTCTTTGTGAACTActctcacctcagacctgacaaactcactacaccaaacatatcttacaggatatttatccatcAAGCGTAAGCTGTAacacaggggtgagcaaactttttggcctgagggccacatctgggaatagatattgtatggtgggccatgaatgctcacaaaattgggttgtggtgtaggagggggtgatggctctgattaggggtgcaggctctggagtggggccagaaatgaggagttcagggtgtgggagggggctctgcgtTGGGGGAGTGAAGGGGAGGTGAGGCCTCCAGATGGagatgagtttggggtgtaggagggtgtgacgaactgggaatgttcttgtTTGCTCTGAaaactgtgttggtgcctcagtgtcccctatgcagttcttaagtatctagggggtggaataagggtgtgtaattgctgcagagcaaggagCCAGTGCatctaaatgccgggcactctgtctcctagcaactgatggcctgggcccctcccctgcaaaggtgccaactgaagatgTTGGAGACAAAGNNNNNNNNNNNNNNNNNNNNNNNNNNNNNNNNNNNNNNNNNNNNNNNNNNNNNNNNNNNNNNNNNNNNNNNNNNNNNNNNNNNNNNNNNNNNNNNNNNNNNNNNNNNNNNNNNNNNNNNNNNNNNNNNNNNNNNNNNNNNNNNNNNNNNNNNNNNNNNNNNNNNNNNNNNNNNNNNNNNNNNNNNNNNNNNNNNNNNNNNNNNNNNNNNNNNNNNNNNNNNNNNNNNNNNNNNNNNNNNNNNNNNNNNNNNNNNNNNNNNNNNNNNNNNNNNNNNNNNNNNNNNNNNNNNNNNNNNNNNNNNNNNNNNNNNNNNNNNNNNNNNNNNNNNNNNNNNNNNNNNNNNNNNNNNNNNNNNNNNNNNNNNNNNNNNNNNNNNNNNNNNNNNNNNNNNNNNNNNNNNNNNNNNNNNNNNNNNNNNNNNNNNNNNNNNNNNNNNNNNNNNNNNNNNNNNNNNNNNNNNNNNNNNNNNNNNNNNNNNNNNNNNNNNNNNNNNNNNNNNNNNNNNNNNNNNNNNNNNNNNNNNNNNNNNNNNNNNNNNNNNNNNNNNNNNNNNNNNNNNNNNNNNNNNNNNNNNNNNNNNNNNNNNNNNNNNNNNNNNNNNNNNNNNNNNNNNNNNNNNNNNNNNNNNNNNNNNNNNNNNNNNNNNNNNNNNNNNNNNNNNNNNNNNNNNNNNNNNNNNNNNNNNNNNNNNNNNNNNNNNNNNNNNNNNNNNNNNNNNNNNNNNNNNNNNNNNNNNNNNNNNNNNNNNNNNNNNNNNNNNNNNNNNNNNNNNNNNNNNNNNNNNNNNNNNNNNNNNNNNNNNNNNNNNNNNNNNNNNNNNNNNNNNNNNNNNNNNNNNNNNNNNNNNNNNNNNNNNNNNNNNNNNNNNNNNNNNNNNNNNNNNNNNNNNNNNNNNNNNNNNNNNNNNNNNNNNNNNNNNNNNNNNNNNNNNNNNNNNNNNNNNNNNNNNNNNNNNNNNNNNNNNNNNNNNNNNNNNNNNNNNNNNNNNNNNNNNNNNNNNNNNNNNNNNNNNNNNNNNNNNNNNNNNNNNNNNNNNNNNNNNNNNNNNNNNNNNNNNNNNNNNNNNNNNNNNNNNNNNNNNNNNNNNNNNNNNNNNNNNNNNNNNNNNNNNNN includes:
- the CERS2 gene encoding ceramide synthase 2, with the translated sequence MGRARVAAAPGGDGRAQARGRRSPLPLQLFHRMFQTLYNYFWWDRLWLPVNLTWSDLEDQDGRVYAKASDLYITIPLAFLFLVVRHLFEIYVATPLAGLLNVKEKIRLKATPNPVLEKFYASSSKHPKQSDIEMLSKKSGCMVRQVERWFRRRRNQDRPSLLKKFREASWRFTFYLIAFIAGMAVIVDKPWFYDLKEVWKGYPIQTTLPSQYWYYMIELSFYWSLLFSIASDVKRKDFKEQIIHHVATIILISFSWFANYIRAGTLIMALHDSADYLLESAKMFNYAGWKNTCNNIFIVFAAIFIVTRLIILPFWIMHCTVVYPLDLYPPFFGYYFFNFMMVVLQSLHIFWAYLIIRMAHKFITGKVVEDERSDREETDNTEEEEVTKNGPLSNGHPVLNNNHRKTD